The Xanthobacter flavus genome includes a window with the following:
- a CDS encoding DUF2840 domain-containing protein, whose translation MIGVADPSLRSGLPPALAADALTHVELTWVEKKIEFWIRFGRETAEQILDRRQRVVSFAPDSVFAFVRWTSNDYGTALSRLDIVRAVGAGERCQTLPFVRPGGDILLRADGWPKVERVLQLIDAIEARGIGAIDVSPDHWRHVHNRLAVGEAPRAYDAQQHRAFLLRRRIMP comes from the coding sequence ATGATCGGTGTCGCCGATCCGTCGCTGCGCAGCGGCTTGCCGCCCGCGCTCGCGGCCGATGCTCTGACCCATGTCGAGTTGACGTGGGTCGAGAAGAAGATCGAATTCTGGATCAGGTTCGGTCGCGAGACCGCCGAACAGATTCTCGACCGCCGCCAGCGCGTCGTGTCGTTCGCGCCGGACAGCGTTTTCGCCTTCGTTCGCTGGACCTCCAACGACTACGGCACCGCACTTTCTCGGCTCGACATCGTGCGCGCCGTCGGTGCGGGCGAGCGCTGCCAGACCCTGCCATTCGTGCGCCCCGGCGGCGACATCCTTTTGCGCGCCGATGGCTGGCCGAAGGTCGAGCGCGTCCTCCAGCTCATTGATGCCATCGAGGCGCGGGGCATCGGTGCGATCGACGTTTCGCCCGATCACTGGCGGCACGTCCACAACCGTCTGGCGGTCGGTGAAGCACCGCGCGCCTACGACGCACAGCAGCATCGCGCCTTCCTCCTGCGCCGGAGGATCATGCCATGA
- a CDS encoding replication initiator protein A: protein MSSRHTQHDERAQLDLFRALPGDLAPRDAQDLMAYPFFSLAKSKRLTPIDFKAGSVKIRVEAVPEHGMATIWDADVLIWAASQIVEARDVGLRPSRLMATTPYEILNFIGRGVSLRDYDRLKAALDRLQSTTIATSIRQPTERRMHRFSWINEWKERADHRGRPLGLELIVPDWFYAAVLDDALVLTIDRNYFRLTGGLERWLYRLVRKHGGKQEYGWSFDFPHLHAKSGSLSPLKHFAYDLRDIVRRQPLPGYRLTIEQCLGGPEILSFVPTDPDALGIPRRRRRSTTRPGDKL from the coding sequence ATGTCGTCCCGTCACACACAGCACGACGAGCGTGCGCAGCTCGATCTGTTCCGGGCGCTGCCCGGCGATCTCGCGCCGCGCGACGCGCAGGACCTCATGGCCTATCCGTTCTTCTCGCTTGCCAAGTCGAAGCGCCTGACGCCGATCGACTTCAAGGCGGGTTCGGTGAAAATCCGTGTCGAAGCCGTGCCCGAGCACGGCATGGCGACGATCTGGGACGCGGACGTTCTGATCTGGGCGGCCTCGCAAATCGTCGAGGCCCGTGACGTCGGCCTGCGCCCGTCACGCCTGATGGCGACCACGCCTTACGAGATTCTGAACTTCATTGGACGCGGTGTCTCGCTGCGCGATTACGACCGGCTTAAGGCCGCGCTCGACCGCCTCCAGTCCACCACCATAGCGACCTCAATCCGCCAGCCGACCGAGCGGCGGATGCACCGCTTCTCCTGGATCAACGAATGGAAGGAGCGAGCCGATCACCGCGGCCGCCCGCTCGGGCTCGAACTGATCGTACCCGACTGGTTCTACGCGGCTGTCCTCGATGATGCGCTCGTCCTCACGATCGACCGCAACTATTTCAGGCTGACCGGCGGCCTGGAGCGCTGGCTCTACCGCCTCGTGCGCAAGCATGGCGGCAAGCAGGAATACGGCTGGAGCTTCGACTTTCCGCATCTGCACGCGAAGTCCGGCAGTCTCTCGCCGCTCAAGCATTTCGCCTACGACCTGCGCGACATCGTCCGCCGCCAGCCGCTGCCGGGCTATCGGCTGACCATCGAGCAGTGCCTCGGCGGCCCCGAAATCCTGTCCTTCGTACCCACCGATCCCGACGCGCTCGGCATCCCGCGCCGCCGTCGCCGCTCGACAACTCGACCTGGGGATAAGCTGTGA
- a CDS encoding conjugal transfer protein TraG, protein MSATKILWGQILTVFLIVLMTTWAATQWTAYRLGFQPQLGLPWFELAGWPIYYPPAFFWWWYFYDAYAPPIFIEGAYIAASGGFISIAVAIGMSVWRAREAKNAETFGSARWAAAREVSAAGLLGADGVILGKFERDYLRHDGPEHVLCFAPTRSGKGVGLVVPSLLTWPGSAIVHDIKGENWTLTAGFRSRHGRVLLFDPTNAKSAAYNPLLEVRRGEWEVRDVQNIADILVDPEGSLEKRNHWEKTSHALLVGAILHVLYAEADKTLAGVAAFLSDPKRPIDSTLAAMMRTAHLGEAGPHPVIASAARELLNKSDNERSGVLSTAMSFLGLYRDPVVAEVTRRCDWRITDIVGGKHPTTLYLVVPPSDINRTKPLIRLILNQIGRRLTEDLNAKGNRHRLLLMLDEFPALGRLDFFESALAFMAGYGLKAFLIAQSLNQIEKAYGPNNSILDNCHVRVSFATNDERTAKRVSDALGTATEMRAMKNYAGHRLSPWLGHMMVSRSETARQLMTPGEIMQLPPSDEIVMVAGTPPIRAKKARYYEDRRFQERILPPPNLVKPATARPDDWSTLPLPATPAVAMATSGDGSEDEDTTDSERRHQPELSRSKPVEPKQPIENEFEIDPRDDADEDAARLSRMNQTMRQVARQASLDPGDGIDL, encoded by the coding sequence ATGTCGGCGACCAAAATCCTCTGGGGCCAGATCCTCACCGTCTTCCTGATCGTGCTCATGACGACCTGGGCAGCGACGCAGTGGACGGCCTATCGGCTCGGCTTCCAGCCACAGCTCGGACTTCCGTGGTTCGAACTGGCTGGCTGGCCGATCTACTATCCGCCCGCCTTCTTCTGGTGGTGGTATTTCTACGATGCCTATGCCCCACCGATCTTCATCGAGGGCGCCTATATCGCCGCGTCCGGCGGCTTCATCTCCATCGCCGTCGCGATCGGCATGTCCGTCTGGCGGGCGCGCGAAGCCAAGAACGCCGAGACCTTCGGCTCCGCCCGATGGGCCGCTGCTCGCGAAGTGAGTGCCGCCGGCCTGCTGGGCGCGGATGGCGTCATCCTGGGAAAGTTCGAGCGCGACTATCTCCGCCATGACGGTCCCGAGCATGTGCTGTGCTTTGCGCCAACCCGGTCCGGCAAGGGTGTCGGCCTGGTCGTGCCATCACTGCTGACCTGGCCGGGTTCCGCCATCGTCCACGACATCAAGGGGGAGAACTGGACGCTGACGGCAGGCTTTCGATCCCGGCACGGCCGCGTGCTGCTGTTCGATCCTACCAACGCGAAGTCGGCCGCCTACAATCCTCTGCTCGAAGTCCGCCGCGGCGAGTGGGAGGTTAGAGACGTCCAGAACATCGCCGACATTTTGGTCGACCCGGAAGGCTCGCTCGAGAAAAGGAACCACTGGGAAAAAACCAGCCACGCGCTGCTGGTCGGCGCCATCCTGCACGTCCTCTACGCCGAGGCCGACAAGACCCTGGCTGGCGTCGCCGCCTTCCTCTCCGACCCGAAGCGGCCGATCGACTCGACGCTCGCCGCCATGATGAGGACCGCCCATCTCGGCGAGGCTGGCCCGCATCCGGTAATCGCTAGCGCGGCCCGCGAGTTGCTGAACAAATCCGACAACGAGCGATCGGGCGTGCTGTCCACCGCGATGTCGTTCCTCGGCCTCTATCGCGATCCCGTCGTCGCCGAAGTCACACGCCGCTGCGACTGGCGCATCACCGACATAGTCGGCGGCAAGCATCCGACGACGCTCTATCTCGTCGTGCCGCCGTCGGACATCAACCGCACCAAGCCGCTGATCCGTCTGATCCTCAATCAGATCGGCCGGCGGCTCACGGAGGATCTGAACGCGAAGGGCAACCGCCACCGGCTTCTCCTGATGCTCGACGAATTCCCGGCCCTCGGCCGCCTCGACTTCTTTGAGAGCGCGCTTGCCTTCATGGCCGGCTACGGCCTCAAAGCCTTCCTCATCGCCCAGTCGCTGAACCAGATCGAGAAGGCCTACGGGCCGAACAACTCGATCCTCGACAACTGCCATGTCCGCGTCAGCTTCGCGACCAATGACGAGCGGACCGCCAAGCGTGTCTCCGACGCGCTCGGCACCGCGACCGAGATGCGCGCGATGAAGAACTATGCCGGTCATCGCCTGTCGCCCTGGCTCGGTCACATGATGGTCTCGCGCTCGGAGACAGCCCGGCAACTGATGACGCCCGGCGAGATCATGCAGCTCCCGCCGTCCGACGAAATCGTCATGGTCGCCGGCACCCCGCCGATCCGCGCGAAGAAGGCGCGATACTATGAGGATCGCCGGTTTCAGGAACGCATCCTGCCACCGCCGAACCTCGTGAAACCGGCAACGGCTCGGCCGGACGACTGGAGCACGCTGCCACTTCCCGCGACGCCTGCGGTCGCGATGGCCACCAGCGGCGACGGATCGGAGGACGAGGATACGACCGACTCCGAGCGCCGGCACCAGCCGGAGCTAAGTCGCTCAAAACCCGTTGAGCCTAAGCAACCCATCGAAAACGAGTTCGAGATCGATCCTCGCGACGACGCCGATGAGGACGCCGCACGTCTCTCGCGCATGAACCAGACGATGCGCCAGGTGGCGCGGCAGGCGTCGCTTGATCCCGGCGACGGCATCGATCTTTAG
- a CDS encoding IS110 family transposase produces MDFFCGLDVAIEETAVCVVDDRGEVHLTVKVATEPEALLAVLKPFVGRLKRVGHEAGSLSPWLHPELKKLGLPAICLETQHVRAAMSAQRNKTDAADALGIAHIMRTGWFRQAHVKTESCYRMRLLLTHRRNLKRKFLDLENAIRHSLKSFGIKLGGTSRGKFDQAVREAVADDPLSCELMDAMLSARAALWKEYCRLHDLVVKLVAQSELCRRFMAIPGVGPVTALSFMTAIDDPSRFRRSRDVAAYFGLTSRRWQSGTSIDVQGRISKAGDSDVRRALYEAASGLLTRFKGKDKVKAWGQEIAKRSCHRKACVAVARKLAVIMHAMWSDGTFYLGDPAASTADAAQRAHTKDRKLLGAHR; encoded by the coding sequence ATGGACTTCTTTTGCGGGCTGGACGTGGCCATCGAGGAGACGGCGGTGTGCGTCGTCGATGATCGCGGTGAAGTACATCTGACGGTGAAGGTGGCGACCGAGCCGGAGGCGTTGCTGGCGGTGCTGAAGCCCTTCGTTGGGCGATTGAAGCGTGTCGGCCACGAGGCCGGCTCGCTGTCGCCCTGGCTCCATCCCGAGCTCAAGAAGCTCGGCCTGCCGGCGATCTGCCTGGAGACGCAGCATGTGCGGGCCGCGATGTCGGCCCAGCGCAACAAGACCGACGCAGCGGACGCCCTCGGGATCGCCCACATCATGCGCACAGGCTGGTTCCGCCAGGCGCACGTGAAGACGGAAAGCTGCTACCGGATGCGCCTGCTGCTGACGCATCGACGCAACCTGAAGCGCAAGTTCCTCGATCTCGAGAACGCCATCCGCCACTCGCTGAAGAGCTTCGGGATCAAGCTCGGTGGCACCTCGCGCGGCAAGTTCGACCAGGCGGTGCGGGAGGCGGTGGCCGACGATCCGCTGTCCTGCGAGCTCATGGACGCCATGCTGTCGGCGCGCGCCGCGCTGTGGAAGGAGTATTGCCGGCTGCACGATCTCGTCGTGAAGCTGGTGGCGCAAAGCGAGCTGTGCCGGCGCTTCATGGCGATCCCAGGCGTCGGGCCGGTGACGGCGCTCAGCTTCATGACGGCGATCGACGACCCGTCCCGCTTCCGCCGCTCGCGCGACGTTGCCGCCTATTTCGGGCTGACGTCCAGGCGATGGCAGTCGGGCACATCGATCGACGTGCAGGGGCGTATCTCAAAGGCTGGGGACTCTGATGTGCGCCGCGCGCTCTACGAGGCGGCATCGGGACTGCTGACCCGCTTCAAGGGCAAGGACAAGGTGAAGGCCTGGGGCCAGGAGATCGCCAAGCGCTCCTGCCATCGCAAGGCGTGCGTCGCCGTGGCCCGCAAACTGGCCGTCATCATGCACGCCATGTGGAGCGACGGCACCTTCTATCTCGGCGATCCGGCAGCGAGCACTGCCGACGCCGCGCAGCGGGCGCACACCAAGGATCGCAAGCTCCTGGGAGCCCACCGATGA
- a CDS encoding DUF2285 domain-containing protein, producing MFAAGPRPEGFSITADELRLRTIFQHDPAHLRLDIRGEQYDVTLADPQDENPLAAMVMFDDLTPDRQTALTRFWSAIKGKRVPNDPRMTPQRRERARQMLRAVDGRRAGATYRSIGQVLFPGHKIDAASWAGDALREITIRLARDGVKLVEGGYRSLLRRPRRS from the coding sequence ATGTTCGCCGCAGGTCCGCGCCCTGAAGGGTTTTCCATCACTGCCGACGAGTTACGCCTCCGTACCATATTCCAGCACGACCCTGCTCATCTCAGGCTCGATATCCGCGGCGAGCAGTATGACGTCACGCTCGCAGACCCGCAGGACGAGAACCCGCTCGCGGCGATGGTCATGTTCGATGACCTCACACCGGATCGACAGACCGCGCTGACCCGGTTCTGGAGCGCGATCAAAGGCAAGCGCGTCCCGAACGACCCTCGAATGACGCCGCAACGCCGCGAGCGCGCGCGCCAAATGCTGCGTGCGGTCGATGGACGTCGTGCCGGCGCGACATATCGATCGATCGGGCAGGTTCTGTTCCCTGGTCATAAAATCGACGCCGCCTCCTGGGCCGGGGACGCGCTGCGCGAAATCACGATCCGGCTGGCGCGCGACGGCGTGAAACTCGTTGAAGGCGGCTACCGCTCCCTCCTGCGCCGACCCCGCCGATCATAG
- a CDS encoding helix-turn-helix transcriptional regulator, protein MADTTAGIPPRYLRTQEAARFLGLSERTLEKHRTYGTGPSYRKLGGRVVYAIEDLQTWADRGLVNSTSDPRGTVLPAKRQEPSDRRFAGRQPR, encoded by the coding sequence ATGGCCGATACGACCGCCGGCATCCCGCCACGCTACCTGCGCACGCAGGAGGCCGCTCGCTTCCTCGGACTGTCCGAGCGCACACTGGAGAAGCACCGCACCTACGGCACCGGCCCGTCTTACAGGAAGCTCGGCGGCCGAGTCGTCTACGCCATAGAGGATCTCCAGACGTGGGCCGATCGCGGCCTCGTCAATTCGACCTCTGATCCGCGCGGCACGGTGCTCCCCGCCAAGCGGCAGGAGCCGTCGGATCGCCGCTTCGCCGGCCGCCAGCCGCGCTGA
- a CDS encoding DUF736 domain-containing protein has product MSVIGQFTRENDGFIGHLMTLSLHQDIIIVPAEPSDAENAPDFRVHVLDSMNNETGAEIGAGWKRTGEKAGDYVSLQIDDPTFGHPIRANLFQSADDKSAWGLHWNRPPKRAERD; this is encoded by the coding sequence ATGTCCGTTATCGGTCAATTCACGCGCGAAAATGACGGCTTCATCGGCCACCTGATGACGCTGTCATTGCACCAGGACATCATCATCGTTCCGGCTGAACCGTCCGATGCCGAGAACGCGCCGGACTTCCGTGTCCATGTTCTCGACAGCATGAACAACGAAACCGGCGCGGAGATCGGTGCAGGGTGGAAGCGCACCGGCGAGAAGGCCGGCGACTACGTTTCGCTGCAGATCGATGATCCGACCTTCGGTCATCCGATCCGCGCCAACCTCTTCCAATCCGCCGACGACAAGTCCGCCTGGGGCTTGCACTGGAACCGGCCGCCCAAGCGCGCAGAGCGGGACTGA
- a CDS encoding S26 family signal peptidase, with amino-acid sequence MSRFGYVMTTYFAVMLMGILSIVSFAPKLIWNASASTPIGLYAISASDGLEATDLVAVAAPEPIATFLADGGYLPRGVPLLKRVAGLPGQRVCRTGHTITVDGQAIGDALDRDRRGRELPIWQGCRVIADDELFLMNWQVRDSLDGRYFGPLPASSVIGRATPLYTDEDGDDRFVWRAPTR; translated from the coding sequence ATGAGCCGCTTTGGATACGTCATGACGACGTACTTCGCAGTGATGCTGATGGGCATCCTGTCGATCGTGTCGTTCGCGCCGAAGCTCATCTGGAATGCCTCCGCGAGCACGCCGATCGGCCTCTATGCGATCAGCGCCAGCGACGGATTGGAAGCAACCGACCTCGTCGCCGTAGCGGCGCCGGAGCCAATCGCCACGTTCCTTGCCGATGGCGGATATCTGCCGCGCGGCGTGCCGCTGCTGAAGCGAGTCGCGGGCTTGCCCGGTCAACGTGTGTGCCGAACCGGCCACACGATCACCGTCGATGGCCAGGCCATCGGCGATGCGCTCGACCGCGACCGGCGGGGCCGCGAACTCCCGATCTGGCAGGGATGCCGCGTCATCGCCGACGACGAACTGTTCCTGATGAACTGGCAGGTCCGCGACAGTCTCGACGGGCGTTACTTCGGCCCGCTCCCCGCCAGCTCGGTCATCGGCCGGGCCACCCCCCTCTACACTGACGAGGACGGCGATGACCGCTTCGTCTGGCGCGCGCCGACGCGGTGA
- a CDS encoding relaxase/mobilization nuclease domain-containing protein, producing the protein MSGEDDFRIRPGRIRSTRAQQARPFIAQALAAAQRAGGSVSRSGKISSGNRSRFGRGQRATVQANRLLTSRSRNTIIKTRVVRHSARAAPLSAHLSYLRREGVTRDGEKARLFGPETEDADPKAFAERTQDDRHHFRFIVSPEDATEMSDLKTYARDLMGQMEKDLGTKLDWVGVDHWNTDNPHVHIILRGRTDDGQDLVISRDYIKEGMRARAQDLVTQELGPRTDHEIRRNLERQIESERWTNLDRQLARDSYRTGVVDLAPHPDRQPDEFHAMKVGRLRKLETLGLADQVGPGQWVVSENAEATLRELGERGDIIKRIHRGLTERGIERGAASYVLAGESLNDPVVGRLVDRGLDDELKGTAYAIVDATDGRTHHIKLPDLDAAGDSAPGSIVELRKFDDAQGRRRVALAVRSDLDIERQVHATGATWLDRQAIARDPVPLGGGGFGAEVRQAMDRRADHLVGQGLAERQTRGVSFSPGLIDTLRQREVDALGEKLAAETGRQFSKAATGEYVAGTYRQRFALASGRFAMIDDGLGFQLVPWSPSLERQIGQHVSGVSRGAGGVDWSFGRNRGLGM; encoded by the coding sequence ATGAGCGGCGAGGACGATTTCCGCATCCGGCCAGGCCGCATCCGCTCGACCCGAGCGCAGCAGGCGCGGCCCTTCATCGCCCAGGCGCTCGCCGCCGCCCAGCGGGCCGGCGGCAGCGTCTCGCGCTCCGGCAAGATCAGCTCGGGCAACCGCTCGCGGTTCGGGCGCGGGCAGCGCGCGACCGTTCAGGCCAACCGGCTACTCACCAGCCGATCGCGCAACACCATCATCAAGACGCGCGTCGTCCGTCATAGCGCGCGGGCCGCGCCGCTTTCCGCCCACCTCAGCTACCTGCGGCGCGAGGGTGTCACCCGGGATGGGGAGAAGGCGCGGCTGTTCGGTCCCGAGACCGAGGACGCCGATCCCAAGGCCTTCGCCGAGCGGACCCAGGATGATCGGCATCATTTCCGGTTCATCGTCTCGCCCGAGGACGCGACGGAGATGTCCGACCTCAAGACCTATGCCCGCGACCTGATGGGGCAGATGGAGAAAGACCTCGGCACGAAGCTCGACTGGGTCGGTGTCGATCACTGGAACACGGATAATCCGCACGTCCACATCATCCTGCGCGGGCGCACCGATGACGGCCAGGACCTCGTCATCTCGCGCGACTACATCAAGGAAGGCATGCGCGCTCGCGCGCAGGATCTCGTCACCCAAGAGCTGGGGCCGCGCACCGATCACGAGATCCGCCGCAATCTCGAACGCCAGATCGAGTCGGAGCGCTGGACCAACCTCGACCGCCAGCTTGCGCGGGACAGCTACCGCACCGGCGTCGTCGATCTTGCCCCGCACCCCGACCGCCAGCCGGACGAATTCCATGCGATGAAGGTCGGCCGGCTGCGGAAGCTGGAAACGCTTGGCCTCGCCGATCAGGTCGGTCCCGGCCAATGGGTCGTATCGGAGAACGCCGAGGCGACGCTGCGCGAGCTGGGCGAGCGTGGCGACATCATCAAACGCATTCATCGCGGCCTGACGGAACGCGGTATCGAGCGCGGCGCCGCCAGCTACGTGCTGGCCGGCGAGAGCCTCAACGATCCCGTCGTCGGCCGGCTGGTCGATCGTGGTCTCGACGATGAGCTGAAGGGCACGGCCTATGCCATCGTCGATGCCACGGACGGACGAACCCATCACATCAAGTTGCCCGACCTCGACGCGGCCGGCGATAGCGCGCCGGGCTCGATCGTCGAGCTGCGCAAATTCGACGACGCGCAGGGACGCAGACGGGTCGCGCTCGCCGTCCGCTCCGATCTCGACATCGAGAGGCAAGTCCATGCCACCGGCGCCACCTGGCTCGACCGGCAAGCGATCGCCCGCGATCCCGTTCCGCTCGGCGGCGGCGGCTTCGGCGCTGAGGTTCGCCAGGCGATGGACAGGCGGGCCGACCATCTCGTCGGCCAAGGCCTTGCCGAGCGGCAGACGCGCGGCGTCAGCTTCTCGCCCGGGCTGATCGACACGCTACGGCAGCGCGAGGTCGACGCCCTCGGCGAGAAGCTCGCCGCCGAGACCGGCCGACAATTCTCGAAGGCCGCAACGGGCGAGTATGTGGCGGGGACCTATCGCCAGCGCTTTGCGCTCGCGTCTGGCCGCTTCGCCATGATCGACGACGGCCTCGGCTTCCAGCTCGTGCCCTGGTCGCCGTCCCTCGAACGTCAGATCGGCCAGCACGTCTCCGGCGTGTCGCGCGGCGCGGGTGGCGTCGACTGGAGCTTCGGCCGCAACCGCGGGCTCGGCATGTAG
- the parA gene encoding ParA family partition ATPase, producing MIVAFLNQKGGVGKTTLALHLAGEWARHGQRVTLIDADPQGSALDWSQQRGREGLERLFGVVGLARDTLHREAPELARDVDHVVIDGPPRVAGLMRSALLAADLVLIPVQPSPLDGWASAEMLTLLGEARIYRPELKARFVLNRCAARTVLARETAETLADHDPPPLLTTIGQRIAFADVVQTGRLAAEQDDTSPAAREIAALAAEVTRIGA from the coding sequence ATGATCGTCGCGTTCCTCAACCAGAAGGGCGGCGTCGGAAAGACGACGCTCGCCCTCCACCTAGCCGGTGAATGGGCTCGGCACGGGCAGCGCGTCACGCTGATCGACGCCGACCCACAGGGATCGGCGCTCGACTGGTCACAGCAGCGCGGCCGGGAGGGATTGGAGCGGCTGTTCGGTGTTGTTGGCCTGGCCCGCGACACGCTCCACCGCGAAGCGCCGGAGCTGGCGCGCGACGTCGATCATGTCGTCATCGACGGACCGCCGCGTGTCGCCGGTCTGATGCGTTCGGCGCTGCTCGCCGCCGATCTTGTGCTGATCCCGGTGCAGCCTTCGCCGCTTGATGGCTGGGCGTCGGCCGAGATGCTGACGCTACTCGGCGAAGCGCGGATTTACCGGCCGGAACTCAAGGCGCGGTTCGTGCTGAATCGATGCGCAGCCCGCACGGTGCTTGCCAGAGAAACCGCCGAGACGCTCGCCGACCACGACCCGCCGCCACTCCTGACCACCATCGGTCAGCGCATCGCTTTCGCCGATGTCGTGCAGACCGGACGGCTCGCAGCCGAACAGGACGATACATCGCCCGCCGCGCGCGAGATCGCCGCGCTCGCTGCCGAAGTCACGAGGATCGGGGCATGA
- a CDS encoding transcriptional regulator domain-containing protein, translating into MSEDESWRSETAYNYIDNLTPGDLAWEFLRRNPDYRKAYRELVSSGRLSLETAEEFANLWGLRFRRRPAHRGSCPADFLDPSSRSVGNNVRRRSAP; encoded by the coding sequence ATGTCCGAAGATGAAAGTTGGCGGTCTGAGACCGCCTACAACTATATCGACAATCTAACTCCGGGTGACCTTGCCTGGGAATTTCTGCGCCGAAACCCCGACTACCGGAAAGCCTATCGGGAGCTTGTGTCCAGCGGCCGACTCTCACTCGAAACGGCCGAAGAATTTGCGAACCTATGGGGGTTGCGATTTCGGCGCCGACCCGCTCATCGCGGCTCATGCCCAGCAGATTTTTTGGACCCCTCAAGTCGATCCGTCGGCAATAATGTTCGCCGCAGGTCCGCGCCCTGA
- a CDS encoding lytic transglycosylase domain-containing protein, translated as MSVPLPKAVAGWSNTARRTALLLLSGLLLSAPLCATANAQTVSAERPSRADSYATFITEAAQRFGVPEHWIRAVMRVESAGDVRAISSAGAMGLMQIMPATWTDLRARHRLGANPYDPRDNILAGAAYLREMHDRYGSPGFLAAYNAGPGRYEEYLAGRPLPAETRAYVAALAPIIGGGDALAPVTVAAADPNAWTRSPLFIVQSERTATAVPTAGDRTSNDTPAATPVRDATAIAPQSGGLFVARNGDGGPR; from the coding sequence ATGTCGGTCCCGCTCCCCAAAGCTGTCGCCGGGTGGTCAAACACCGCCCGGCGCACAGCCCTCCTTCTCCTTTCCGGCCTTCTGCTTTCCGCGCCGCTTTGCGCCACCGCGAATGCGCAGACCGTGTCGGCCGAGCGCCCCTCTCGTGCCGATTCCTACGCCACATTCATCACCGAGGCCGCGCAACGGTTCGGCGTTCCCGAGCACTGGATACGCGCCGTCATGCGCGTCGAAAGCGCTGGCGACGTGCGAGCGATCTCGTCAGCCGGCGCGATGGGACTGATGCAGATCATGCCCGCCACATGGACCGATCTGCGCGCCCGTCACCGGCTCGGCGCGAATCCCTACGATCCACGCGACAACATTCTGGCGGGCGCGGCTTATCTCCGCGAGATGCACGACCGCTATGGTTCGCCGGGATTTCTCGCAGCCTACAATGCTGGTCCCGGCCGCTACGAAGAGTATCTCGCCGGCCGTCCGTTGCCCGCCGAAACGCGCGCCTATGTCGCCGCGCTGGCACCTATTATCGGCGGCGGAGATGCCCTTGCTCCCGTCACGGTCGCGGCGGCCGATCCCAACGCCTGGACACGCTCGCCGCTGTTCATCGTGCAGTCCGAGCGCACCGCCACCGCTGTTCCGACGGCCGGCGATCGCACTTCCAATGACACTCCCGCTGCAACTCCGGTGCGCGATGCCACAGCCATCGCTCCACAATCCGGAGGCCTCTTCGTGGCTAGAAACGGCGATGGAGGGCCGCGATGA